CCGATCTTCAGGCAGGTCTCAGAACCCGGAATGTAGAAGAAGCCAGCGCCGAAAGCGTCGCACACGCGGACATATTCCATTGGCTCAGGCTGAGCAGCAACGATAGCATCGGCAGCATAAGATGCCGAAGCAAAGGACAGCGCAGCTACAGAGCTTGCGGCGAGAACCTTGAAGTTCATGTTTTTCCCTCGAGAATTGAAACCATCGGGCGTCAGGTGGCTTGGGTCAACCTGATGTGAGGCTATTAAAACACCGGCGTTCGCAGTCGCAAAATTAAAAAGCTACGTTTTGAGATTATCAACGGTCGTTGAATTCAACATTGTTGCGAAATCGTGACACATTCGCGTCAGCGCAACATCTAATAGTTAATCACATCATATCAGCACACGCCAGACACGTCATAAACTAACGAAATATTAATGAAATCAAGGATTTCACTGACACATTTACGCCTCAATCCGAGCTTGATCCGCCGAGCAATTCAGATTCGGAATCAATTGATGGGAGATGGCTGGTCGATCGACGGGACTCATCATGGCCGCAAAACCTGAACGAGCTGGCTTAGAATGCTCATCACAAGCGTGCTGAGCCAAGCAACGACGAGTGTGCGGCTTCGGCCTTGCTGCAAACGCAAAAAGCCCGGCACTAAGCCGGGCTTCCGCAATCAGACCTGAATGGTCAGATTAGAACGAACGCTGCAGACGCAGGTAACCAGACCAGGACTCCTGAGCGCGGTCAGGATCGTAGTACTGTACCGAAGCCTTTGCAGACAGGTTCTTTGCCAGCTGGTAGTCGAACGTCAGACCAGCCTTCCAAGCGTCACGCGAACCAACGAAGTCGCCGAAGCGGTTCTGGTCGAGCGTCCAGAAGTACTGGAAGCCGGGGGTGATCTTGAACTTGTCGGTGACCTTTACAGCGTATTCAGCTGCAACAGTCCACTCAGCCTTGTCGTAGTAGAAGTTCTGGCCAGAAGACCAGATAGCTGCGAGGCCGAAGGTGCCTGGGCCAACATCAGCCGTCAGGATACCACGGATTGCGCCATTTTCCTGGTCTGTGTCGTAGCCGCCGAGTACGTTGACCTTAACGCCGCCGAATGCGCCACCAACGATACCGGAGATGCCGACGTTGTTGTTCGGATCAACTGCACGAGCTACGCCGAAAGGAGCGACCTGAGTGGTTGCTGACTGGCTTTCCAGTTCGTCAACCGAGAGACCAGCGTAGAAGGAGCCAGCCGTGTAGGTGTAACGGATGGAGTTGAAGATCGTGTTCTGGCCGATATCATCGGTTTCGCCAGAGAGGCCGTCATCCCACCAGTTGAAGAAGTAACCAACCTTGAGGCCACCGATTTCGATGAAGGCCTGGTCGACGTTTACGCCACGGCTCGTGCTGTTCAGCGCGTTACCCTGCAGTGCAATGTAACCACGGAGCGTGCCGAGTTCAGAGTCGGAACGGGCGTCGAAGTTGACCTGACCGCGGGTAAAGGAATTCCAGTCAGACGTGCCAGAAGCGTTACGGCCGAAGTTCGTCTGGAAACGAACGTAGCCGTCGATCTTGAGGCAGGTTTCAGAACCCGGAATGTAGAAGAAACCAGCGCCGAATGCGTCGCAAACGCGAACGTATTCCATCGGCTCCGGCTGAGCAGCAACGATAGCGTCGGCAGCCTGGGCGCCGGATACTGCTGCGAGAGCAGCAGCGGAGCCGAGAAGAAGGCTCTTGATGTTCATAATGACCTCCAGTCAAGTTTAACGAGGGTTTGGGTTTTTAGATCGCGAAACGACCTTCCCTGCCCCACACCCGTTTAATCAGAAGGTAGACGATCCACCGCCTCGCTTCTGATGGTGAACATACTCGGTCAGTTGACGCTTGCAATCGTGAAGT
The window above is part of the Rhizobium rhizoryzae genome. Proteins encoded here:
- a CDS encoding porin — its product is MNIKSLLLGSAAALAAVSGAQAADAIVAAQPEPMEYVRVCDAFGAGFFYIPGSETCLKIDGYVRFQTNFGRNASGTSDWNSFTRGQVNFDARSDSELGTLRGYIALQGNALNSTSRGVNVDQAFIEIGGLKVGYFFNWWDDGLSGETDDIGQNTIFNSIRYTYTAGSFYAGLSVDELESQSATTQVAPFGVARAVDPNNNVGISGIVGGAFGGVKVNVLGGYDTDQENGAIRGILTADVGPGTFGLAAIWSSGQNFYYDKAEWTVAAEYAVKVTDKFKITPGFQYFWTLDQNRFGDFVGSRDAWKAGLTFDYQLAKNLSAKASVQYYDPDRAQESWSGYLRLQRSF